In a genomic window of Thermus albus:
- a CDS encoding ABC transporter substrate-binding protein — protein sequence MRKWLLAIGVALGLSALAQTGKLEIFSWWAGDEGPALEALIRLYKQKYPGVEVINATVTGGAGVNAKAVLKTRMLGGDPPDTFQVHAGQELIGTWVVADRMEDLTSLFRQEGWLQAFPKGLIDLLSYKGGIWSVPVNIHRSNVMWYIPAKLREWGVTPPKTWADFLATCQTLKRKGLEAPLALGENWTQQHLWESVALATLGADGWANLWNGKLKFTDPKAVAVWDTFGKVLDCANKDAAGLSWQQAVDRVVQGKAAFNIMGDWAAGYMSTTLKLKPGTDFAWAPSPGTSGVFMMLSDSFGLPKGAKNRQNAINWLKLVGSKEGQDTFNPLKGSIAARLDSDPAKYNAYGQSAMKDWQSNRIVGSLVHGAVAPESFMSQFGTVMEIFLQSKNPQAAANAAQAIANQVGLGR from the coding sequence ATGAGGAAGTGGCTTTTGGCGATCGGCGTGGCCTTGGGGCTCAGCGCCCTGGCCCAGACGGGTAAGCTGGAGATCTTCTCCTGGTGGGCAGGGGACGAGGGACCAGCCCTCGAGGCCCTCATCCGGCTTTACAAGCAAAAGTATCCCGGCGTGGAGGTCATCAACGCTACGGTGACGGGAGGAGCTGGGGTCAACGCCAAGGCGGTACTGAAAACCCGCATGCTGGGTGGGGATCCACCCGACACCTTCCAGGTGCACGCGGGGCAGGAGCTCATCGGCACCTGGGTGGTGGCAGACCGCATGGAGGACCTCACCAGCCTATTCCGGCAGGAGGGCTGGCTCCAAGCCTTCCCCAAGGGTCTTATCGATCTCCTTTCCTACAAGGGAGGTATCTGGAGCGTGCCTGTCAACATCCACCGCTCCAACGTCATGTGGTACATTCCTGCCAAGCTGAGGGAGTGGGGGGTAACGCCACCCAAGACCTGGGCGGATTTTCTCGCCACCTGCCAGACCTTAAAGCGGAAAGGCCTGGAGGCACCTCTAGCCCTGGGGGAGAACTGGACCCAACAACACCTCTGGGAAAGCGTAGCCCTGGCCACCCTGGGGGCTGACGGCTGGGCCAACCTCTGGAACGGCAAGCTCAAGTTCACCGACCCCAAGGCGGTGGCGGTCTGGGACACCTTCGGCAAGGTGCTGGATTGCGCCAACAAGGACGCCGCAGGCCTGTCCTGGCAGCAGGCGGTGGACCGGGTAGTCCAGGGTAAAGCTGCTTTCAACATCATGGGCGACTGGGCCGCTGGCTACATGAGCACCACCCTTAAGCTCAAGCCCGGCACCGACTTCGCCTGGGCACCCTCTCCAGGCACCTCCGGGGTTTTCATGATGCTCTCCGATTCTTTCGGCCTGCCCAAGGGAGCCAAGAACCGGCAGAACGCCATCAACTGGCTCAAGCTGGTGGGCTCCAAGGAAGGTCAGGACACCTTTAACCCCTTAAAAGGCTCCATCGCCGCCCGGTTGGACTCTGACCCTGCCAAATACAACGCCTATGGTCAGTCGGCCATGAAGGACTGGCAGTCCAATCGCATCGTGGGCTCCTTGGTGCACGGAGCCGTGGCACCCGAAAGCTTCATGAGCCAGTTCGGCACGGTGATGGAGATCTTCTTGCAGAGCAAGAACCCGCAAGCGGCAGCCAACGCCGCCCAGGCCATCGCCAACCAGGTGGGCTTGGGCCGGTAA
- a CDS encoding ROK family transcriptional regulator, producing MRKGDTQEIRRLNRRAILAHLRRGPLTRAGLSRLTGLAKSAVSRLVDELLQEGLLEEGAFTSPPVGRPGTLLHLRPGARFALGAELGVEGTVLLALDWRGEVLWAKEWNHSREAGPKERLERLLQEVLAHVPGPLGLGLTLPGVVVEDRLLLAPNLGWRNLDLRPLLVDFPLPTALENDAKASALSEVFFHGEANLAYLVLSTGLGVGVVSESRVLRGASGAAGELGHWLGQGNKTCACGRIGCLETELGLGTLLEHYRALGGKAEVLEALLHLAEQGEDLALKAIHHLGEVLGRFLANLAVAYDPGRVVVGGKAAELFPHLEHPMRQSLEAHAFLEAHRSLPVQPSVYGHLAPAVGGASLFLVRFFELGGLWAESPRRNGGRYEEVAFGDRRGLGAQRPGPDG from the coding sequence GGGCCATTCTGGCCCACCTGAGGCGGGGTCCCCTTACCCGCGCAGGCCTTTCCCGGCTTACGGGCCTGGCTAAAAGCGCCGTAAGCCGCCTGGTGGACGAACTCCTGCAAGAAGGCCTCTTGGAGGAAGGGGCCTTTACCTCTCCCCCTGTGGGCCGACCCGGCACCTTGCTACACCTGCGCCCCGGTGCCCGCTTCGCCCTAGGGGCGGAGCTAGGGGTGGAGGGAACGGTCCTTTTGGCCCTGGACTGGCGGGGGGAGGTCCTTTGGGCCAAGGAGTGGAACCACTCCCGGGAGGCCGGGCCCAAAGAACGGCTGGAACGGCTTCTACAGGAGGTGCTTGCCCATGTGCCTGGCCCATTGGGCCTGGGGCTAACCCTGCCCGGGGTGGTGGTGGAAGACCGCCTCCTCCTAGCCCCTAACCTGGGTTGGAGAAACCTGGATCTGAGGCCCTTGCTCGTCGATTTCCCCTTGCCCACGGCCCTGGAAAACGATGCCAAGGCCTCGGCTTTGTCCGAGGTCTTCTTCCACGGGGAGGCAAACTTAGCCTATCTGGTGCTCAGCACGGGCCTGGGGGTTGGGGTGGTATCGGAAAGCCGGGTTTTGCGCGGAGCCAGCGGGGCTGCTGGGGAACTTGGACATTGGCTCGGCCAGGGGAATAAAACCTGCGCCTGCGGCCGGATAGGGTGCCTGGAAACTGAGCTCGGCCTCGGAACACTTCTGGAGCATTACCGGGCCCTTGGGGGCAAGGCCGAAGTTCTGGAGGCCCTCCTCCACCTGGCCGAGCAAGGGGAGGATTTGGCCCTCAAGGCCATCCACCATCTGGGCGAGGTCTTAGGGCGGTTCCTCGCCAACCTGGCGGTAGCCTACGACCCGGGTCGGGTGGTGGTGGGAGGCAAGGCAGCCGAGCTCTTCCCCCATCTGGAACACCCCATGCGCCAGTCCTTGGAGGCCCACGCCTTTTTGGAGGCCCACCGCTCCTTACCCGTCCAACCTTCCGTCTATGGCCACCTGGCCCCAGCGGTGGGTGGGGCTAGCCTCTTTCTGGTGAGGTTTTTTGAGCTGGGCGGCCTGTGGGCGGAAAGCCCACGTCGCAATGGAGGTAGGTATGAGGAAGTGGCTTTTGGCGATCGGCGTGGCCTTGGGGCTCAGCGCCCTGGCCCAGACGGGTAA